In a genomic window of Chloroflexaceae bacterium:
- the hflX gene encoding GTPase HflX: MGWHSHSGPPADGPEHKEATIEELRTQDGKRLYPTAAPRIRALLVGAEVASFHSPWSAEDSLRELAMLAETAGIEVVGQIYQRLDQPYPKFFIGPGKVKEVAALREQLGAGLVIFDDELSPSQIRNLEEVLQVGVLDRTALILDIFAQHAQTHEGRLQVELAQYQYLLPRLRRQWTHLERQAGTGGGTSAGGVVGLRGPGETQLEIDRRLIDRRIAWLKAQLADVHRHRELYRKRRRQSGIPVVALVGYTNAGKSTLLNALAGASVYTANQLFATLDPTTRQITLPGGQEILLTDTVGFIQKLPTQLIAAFRATLEEIDEADLLLHVVDLTHPNAQEHAQTVEATLRELGVADRPMLTVLNKVDLMEGLKAADVADLVAEMGLPSDFVAVSALKGWGLDALRARIETVLGEAMVTLDVRIPYQRNDLVSLWHRRGVVEREEYDNAGTHILGRIPRELAREFMPYENRPRVARR, from the coding sequence GTGGGATGGCATAGCCATTCCGGACCGCCCGCCGACGGGCCAGAGCACAAGGAGGCAACCATCGAAGAGCTGCGCACCCAGGACGGCAAGCGCCTGTATCCAACCGCAGCGCCACGCATTCGCGCGCTGCTGGTCGGCGCCGAGGTGGCCAGTTTCCACAGCCCCTGGAGCGCCGAGGACTCGCTGCGTGAACTCGCCATGCTGGCTGAAACCGCCGGCATTGAAGTGGTCGGCCAGATCTACCAGCGGCTGGATCAGCCCTATCCCAAGTTCTTCATCGGCCCCGGCAAAGTCAAAGAGGTTGCGGCTCTGCGCGAGCAACTCGGCGCCGGGCTGGTGATCTTCGATGATGAGCTGAGCCCTTCCCAGATCCGCAACCTCGAAGAGGTGCTCCAGGTGGGGGTGCTCGACCGGACGGCTCTCATCCTCGATATCTTCGCCCAGCACGCGCAGACGCACGAGGGGCGCCTGCAGGTCGAACTGGCCCAGTACCAGTATCTGCTCCCGCGCCTGCGGCGCCAGTGGACGCACCTGGAGCGGCAGGCAGGCACGGGCGGCGGCACCTCGGCAGGCGGCGTGGTTGGTCTGCGCGGCCCCGGTGAAACTCAGTTGGAAATTGACCGCCGGCTGATTGACCGGCGCATCGCCTGGCTCAAGGCCCAACTGGCCGATGTGCATCGCCATCGCGAGCTGTACCGCAAGCGTCGGCGCCAGAGCGGTATTCCCGTGGTGGCCCTGGTGGGTTACACCAACGCCGGTAAGAGCACCCTGCTTAACGCCCTCGCCGGCGCCAGTGTGTACACCGCGAACCAGCTCTTCGCCACCCTCGACCCGACGACGCGCCAGATTACCCTGCCAGGCGGCCAGGAGATCCTGCTGACCGATACGGTCGGTTTCATCCAGAAATTGCCCACCCAGCTCATCGCCGCCTTTCGCGCCACTCTGGAGGAGATCGACGAGGCCGATCTGCTGCTCCACGTGGTGGATCTCACCCATCCTAACGCCCAGGAACACGCCCAGACCGTTGAGGCGACCCTGCGCGAGCTTGGCGTGGCCGATCGCCCGATGCTGACCGTGCTCAACAAAGTTGATCTGATGGAGGGGCTGAAGGCCGCCGACGTTGCCGACCTGGTGGCGGAGATGGGGCTGCCGAGCGATTTTGTCGCCGTGTCGGCGCTGAAGGGCTGGGGGCTTGACGCGCTGCGAGCACGCATCGAGACGGTTCTGGGAGAGGCAATGGTCACCCTCGATGTGCGCATCCCCTACCAGCGCAATGATCTGGTGTCGCTCTGGCACCGGCGCGGCGTAGTGGAACGCGAGGAGTACGACAACGCCGGCACCCATATTCTCGGGCGCATCCCCCGCGAACTGGCGCGCGAGTTTATGCCCTATGAGAATCGACCGAGGGTAGCCCGGCGTTAA
- a CDS encoding GAF domain-containing sensor histidine kinase: MSNSEPRVAPLPNHVSFHTSRPDRFAELTAHLLRAPLALLILPETYGQWSCPSLALPPDAVNRALAACVYASQEQQPLVVSNLTGDPRFFASPLLRAPLSMRFLSLWPVRDCHAHPVGTICVLDRRSRRLDERERGVLDSLAGYAANEFLSQQLWASEELCCHFAAEVHDGVGQMLHSLYQQLHSLEQSRRFGGPHHRATLRRLVRLARQAVGETRRLIESLRPATLETLGLAGALHLLADTLRQDGWTIMLEERLGPERLAPAVELALFRVANEALTNAAKHTGERRAALTLARIGDTVRLEVRDWGPGFDPAHVATITHLGEKLGLRLMRERLAMLGGDLRVESGPGAGTLVVARVPAPPVPQRAEAGEASEVPTMPSQELP, from the coding sequence ATGAGCAACTCGGAGCCGCGCGTCGCTCCCCTCCCCAACCACGTCTCCTTCCACACCTCGCGCCCCGACCGGTTCGCCGAACTCACCGCGCACCTGCTGCGCGCGCCCCTGGCCCTCCTGATCCTGCCCGAAACCTATGGACAGTGGAGTTGCCCTTCGCTGGCGCTTCCGCCCGATGCGGTGAACCGCGCCCTGGCCGCCTGTGTCTATGCCTCTCAGGAGCAGCAACCTCTGGTGGTTAGCAATCTCACCGGCGATCCTCGCTTCTTCGCCAGCCCGCTGCTCCGGGCGCCCCTCAGCATGCGTTTTTTGAGCCTGTGGCCGGTGCGTGATTGCCATGCGCATCCCGTGGGAACGATCTGTGTGCTTGATCGCCGGTCACGCCGTCTTGACGAGCGGGAACGCGGCGTTCTCGATAGCCTGGCCGGATACGCTGCCAACGAGTTCCTCTCTCAGCAACTCTGGGCGAGTGAGGAGCTTTGCTGTCACTTCGCCGCTGAGGTCCACGATGGCGTCGGCCAGATGTTGCATAGCCTCTACCAGCAGTTGCATTCCCTTGAACAGAGCCGGCGCTTCGGCGGGCCGCACCACCGCGCGACCCTGCGCCGTCTGGTCAGGCTGGCTCGGCAGGCGGTGGGTGAGACGCGCAGGTTGATCGAGAGCCTGCGACCGGCAACCCTGGAGACGCTGGGGTTGGCGGGCGCCTTGCATCTACTGGCGGATACCCTGCGCCAGGACGGCTGGACTATCATGCTGGAGGAGCGGCTTGGCCCTGAGCGCCTGGCCCCGGCAGTGGAACTGGCGCTTTTCCGCGTGGCCAACGAGGCACTGACGAACGCGGCGAAGCACACCGGCGAACGCCGTGCAGCCCTGACGCTCGCCCGGATTGGCGACACCGTGCGTCTGGAGGTGCGCGACTGGGGGCCGGGCTTTGATCCTGCGCACGTTGCCACGATCACACATCTGGGAGAAAAGCTGGGTCTACGGCTGATGCGTGAGCGGCTGGCCATGCTCGGCGGCGACCTGCGCGTGGAGAGCGGTCCCGGCGCCGGCACGCTGGTGGTGGCGCGCGTTCCCGCGCCTCCCGTGCCACAGCGCGCGGAGGCGGGAGAGGCGAGCGAGGTTCCGACGATGCCTTCACAGGAACTCCCCTGA
- a CDS encoding leucine--tRNA ligase produces MSDPKSEKTHIERYDPAAIEKKWQDRWAADELYRTGPPDSRPKYYVLDFYPYPSGEGLSVGHCRNYIPTDVVARYYRMRGYNVLHPMGWDAFGLPTENQAIKTKTNPAVLTRRYAANYKRQMNLIGVSYDWSREITSSEPDYYHWTQWIFLRLYDHWYDRRVDRARPIAELEAELAVSGTSRLDLPLSEPQISADEWNAYTPLQRQEFLRRFRLAYRGEATVNWDPVDKTVIANEEVGPDGRAWRSGALVERKVLKQWFFRITAYADRLDRDLDLVDWPPQIVTMQRNWIGRSRGAEVVFHTEQGDPIVVFTTRPDTLWGATFMVLAPEHPLVQKVTTGEQQAAVAAYVEQTRAQSGAVAPVEEKEKTGVFTGGYAINPVNGARIPIWIADYVLMGYGTGAIMAVPAHDERDFAFALKYGLPIIPVINRPDDVARSVLRAGTYRPELREALRAAGYAFSEEAGELVVELRGALANAYADLVRPYLVEGWTEVAGSGWLAIFPDAVIPFDSVEADARIASRIRTALRVDAIPTYMAYLVTVPAYREIVYHDEYGPPIHSGPINGVPGAEAVERAIAYLEEHGLGKGRMNYKMRDWLISRQRYWGTPIPIIHAEDGMEVMLSDDELPLTLPGVESYEPTATGESPLAKIDEWVNVTLPDGRKGRRETDTMGTFACSSWYFLRFADPHNDRELAARELLDYWLPVDMYVGGAEHAVMHLLYARFWTKFLHDYGLLNFVEPFKSLRNQGLILAPPREVNGQIVIEKMSKSKNNVITPDEVVAKHGADALRGYECFISDFEASVPWSTDGVPGVRRWLDRVWRIVLAPEEERNSEATFSERQLRRVTHQSIIRVSHDIEGFKFNTMVAALMEFTNALYKARDAGLVGTPAWSEAIETLILLMAPVAPHIAEELWARIGRPYSVHQQRWPVADPALAAEDEVEIVVQVNGKVRDKLVASVDTSEERLREMALASERVQAYVNGKPIRNVIVVPGKLVNIVVG; encoded by the coding sequence ATGAGCGACCCGAAATCTGAGAAAACGCACATCGAGCGCTACGATCCTGCCGCAATCGAAAAGAAATGGCAGGATCGCTGGGCCGCCGATGAATTGTACAGGACCGGCCCCCCCGATAGCCGCCCCAAGTACTACGTGCTGGACTTCTATCCCTACCCCTCCGGCGAGGGCTTGAGCGTCGGCCACTGCCGCAACTACATCCCCACCGATGTGGTGGCCCGCTACTACCGCATGCGCGGCTACAACGTGCTCCATCCCATGGGATGGGACGCCTTCGGCCTGCCCACCGAAAACCAGGCGATCAAGACGAAGACCAACCCGGCTGTGTTGACCCGGCGCTACGCCGCCAACTACAAGCGCCAGATGAACCTGATCGGGGTCAGCTACGATTGGAGCCGCGAAATCACGTCCTCCGAGCCGGATTACTATCATTGGACGCAGTGGATCTTCCTGCGCCTCTACGACCACTGGTACGACCGGCGGGTGGATCGGGCGCGGCCTATTGCTGAACTGGAAGCGGAACTGGCGGTCAGCGGCACCAGTCGCCTCGACCTGCCCCTGTCGGAGCCGCAGATCAGCGCCGACGAGTGGAACGCTTACACGCCCCTGCAGCGCCAGGAGTTCCTGCGACGCTTCCGCCTGGCCTATCGCGGCGAAGCCACCGTCAACTGGGACCCGGTGGATAAGACGGTGATCGCCAACGAAGAGGTCGGCCCCGATGGGCGAGCCTGGCGCAGCGGCGCCCTGGTAGAGCGGAAGGTCCTCAAGCAGTGGTTCTTCCGCATCACCGCCTACGCCGACCGGCTGGATCGCGATCTGGATCTGGTGGACTGGCCCCCGCAGATCGTCACCATGCAGCGCAACTGGATCGGGCGCTCGCGGGGCGCCGAGGTGGTCTTTCACACCGAGCAGGGCGACCCGATCGTGGTCTTTACCACTCGCCCCGATACGCTCTGGGGAGCGACCTTTATGGTGCTGGCGCCAGAGCATCCCCTGGTGCAGAAGGTGACCACCGGCGAGCAGCAGGCGGCGGTGGCGGCCTATGTGGAGCAGACCCGGGCGCAGAGCGGCGCGGTCGCCCCGGTTGAAGAGAAGGAGAAAACGGGCGTCTTCACCGGCGGATATGCTATTAACCCCGTCAATGGCGCGCGCATTCCGATCTGGATCGCCGACTATGTGCTGATGGGCTACGGCACCGGCGCAATTATGGCCGTGCCCGCCCATGATGAGCGCGATTTCGCCTTCGCCCTCAAGTACGGGTTGCCGATCATCCCGGTGATCAACCGCCCCGATGACGTCGCCCGCTCGGTGCTGCGCGCCGGAACCTACCGCCCCGAACTGCGCGAGGCCCTGCGGGCGGCCGGCTACGCCTTCAGCGAGGAGGCCGGCGAGCTGGTCGTGGAACTGCGCGGCGCCCTGGCGAACGCCTACGCCGACCTGGTGCGCCCCTACCTGGTCGAGGGATGGACCGAAGTGGCCGGTTCGGGCTGGCTGGCGATCTTCCCCGACGCGGTCATCCCCTTCGACAGCGTCGAGGCCGATGCGCGTATCGCCAGCCGCATCCGCACCGCGCTGCGGGTGGACGCCATTCCCACCTACATGGCCTACCTGGTGACGGTGCCCGCCTATCGCGAGATCGTCTACCACGACGAGTATGGCCCGCCCATTCACTCCGGGCCGATCAATGGCGTGCCCGGCGCCGAGGCGGTTGAGCGCGCGATCGCCTACCTGGAAGAACACGGGCTGGGCAAAGGGCGCATGAACTACAAGATGCGCGACTGGCTGATCAGCCGCCAGCGCTACTGGGGTACGCCCATCCCCATCATTCACGCCGAAGACGGCATGGAAGTGATGCTGTCCGATGATGAGTTGCCGCTGACCCTGCCCGGCGTGGAGAGCTATGAGCCGACCGCCACCGGCGAGTCGCCCCTGGCCAAGATTGACGAGTGGGTCAACGTCACCCTGCCCGACGGGCGCAAGGGCCGCCGCGAGACCGATACGATGGGCACCTTCGCCTGCTCCTCGTGGTACTTCCTGCGCTTCGCCGATCCGCACAATGACCGCGAACTGGCCGCCAGGGAACTGCTGGATTACTGGCTGCCGGTAGATATGTACGTCGGCGGCGCCGAACACGCGGTGATGCACTTGCTCTATGCCCGCTTCTGGACCAAGTTCCTCCATGATTACGGCCTGTTGAACTTCGTGGAGCCGTTCAAGAGCCTGCGCAACCAGGGGCTGATCCTCGCGCCGCCACGGGAGGTGAACGGGCAGATCGTCATCGAGAAGATGTCGAAGTCAAAGAACAATGTGATCACTCCTGACGAGGTGGTCGCAAAGCACGGCGCCGATGCCCTGCGCGGCTATGAGTGCTTCATCTCCGACTTCGAAGCCTCGGTGCCCTGGAGCACCGATGGCGTGCCCGGCGTGCGCCGCTGGCTCGACCGGGTGTGGCGCATCGTGCTCGCCCCGGAGGAGGAGCGCAACTCCGAGGCGACCTTTAGCGAACGGCAACTGCGCCGCGTCACCCATCAGTCAATCATCCGCGTCTCGCACGACATCGAGGGCTTCAAGTTCAACACCATGGTCGCGGCCCTGATGGAGTTCACCAATGCCCTCTACAAGGCGCGCGACGCCGGTCTGGTCGGCACGCCCGCCTGGAGCGAGGCCATCGAGACATTGATCCTGCTGATGGCCCCGGTAGCGCCGCATATCGCCGAGGAGCTGTGGGCGCGGATCGGACGCCCGTACAGCGTGCACCAGCAGCGCTGGCCGGTCGCCGATCCGGCCCTGGCCGCTGAGGACGAGGTGGAGATCGTCGTGCAGGTCAACGGCAAGGTGCGCGATAAACTGGTCGCCTCCGTGGATACCAGCGAGGAGCGCCTGCGTGAAATGGCCCTGGCCAGCGAACGGGTGCAGGCTTACGTGAATGGAAAACCCATTCGCAACGTGATCGTTGTGCCGGGCAAACTGGTTAACATCGTGGTTGGCTGA
- a CDS encoding TADA1 family protein codes for MSDPDLSGLRARMLPFCSTYGLPAVLISQGADPYERPEI; via the coding sequence ATGTCAGACCCTGACCTTAGCGGCCTTCGCGCCCGGATGTTGCCATTTTGTTCGACCTATGGCCTGCCAGCCGTGCTCATCTCCCAGGGAGCAGATCCGTATGAGCGACCCGAAATCTGA
- a CDS encoding peptidylprolyl isomerase, which produces MSQSRSRSKTTSSPASPVPGIISAAVVLLILGLIAGLLISRAQTPEAAAPTAAPGAAPTAAPAAAAPLPGALPTATTYTYSAPPPMTIDPARRYTATILTPRGEIVIELLPDIAPQTVNNFVFLARNNFYNGLTWHRVLPDFMAQGGDPLGDGTGGPGYSIPAEFTDKLAFDRPGIVAMARSADPDSAGSQFFITTAPAEWLNGQYTIFGRVIAGQEIVDGIPLRDPENPADRARPGETILGITITES; this is translated from the coding sequence GTGAGCCAGTCTCGTTCCAGAAGCAAAACAACTTCTTCCCCGGCCAGTCCCGTGCCGGGCATCATCTCCGCGGCGGTCGTGCTGCTGATCCTCGGCCTCATCGCCGGGCTGCTCATCAGCCGGGCGCAGACGCCCGAAGCCGCCGCGCCCACCGCCGCCCCCGGCGCCGCGCCCACCGCTGCGCCCGCCGCTGCCGCGCCACTGCCGGGCGCCCTGCCTACCGCCACCACCTACACCTACAGCGCACCGCCGCCGATGACAATTGATCCCGCCCGGCGCTACACGGCGACGATCCTTACCCCGCGCGGCGAGATCGTGATCGAACTGCTGCCGGATATCGCCCCGCAGACGGTCAACAACTTCGTGTTCCTGGCGCGCAACAACTTCTACAACGGCCTCACCTGGCACCGTGTGCTGCCCGACTTTATGGCCCAGGGCGGCGACCCGCTCGGCGATGGCACCGGCGGCCCCGGCTACAGCATCCCCGCCGAGTTCACCGATAAACTGGCCTTCGACCGGCCGGGCATCGTCGCCATGGCCCGCTCCGCCGACCCCGATAGCGCCGGTTCGCAGTTTTTCATCACCACCGCCCCGGCGGAGTGGCTCAACGGGCAGTACACGATCTTTGGCCGGGTGATCGCCGGTCAGGAGATTGTGGACGGCATCCCCCTCCGCGACCCGGAGAACCCCGCCGATCGCGCCCGTCCTGGCGAGACCATCCTGGGGATTACCATTACCGAGTCGTAG
- a CDS encoding UV damage endonuclease UvsE, whose amino-acid sequence MIRLGCSGQLVGQPDATGSRSGSATHLSLSLARLGDALTYLERLGVRYYRFGPALNIREVYAQLGECAALLEALAERVVAAGVRLCCHLAPGLDLGVADNVAAAEALVEVEAHAALLAALDARRSPGPPEGIVVAHLSSAAADERAGARFAARYAALSPRARARLALEHGHAGPSLGRLLEVHQRCGVPIVFDMLHWELHNPEGLALPLALGLALATWPGGLRPEVHLSSQRSEAHVLPPRPPAPARILPPRPGQHADFVAIGDLERLLRAAAGLPPFDLMIEARAGELALLRLRAEISRHAPALAAMLG is encoded by the coding sequence ATGATCCGTCTGGGATGCAGCGGGCAGTTAGTTGGTCAGCCCGACGCAACAGGGTCCCGATCAGGCTCAGCCACGCATCTCAGCCTGAGCCTCGCCCGCCTGGGCGACGCCCTTACGTATCTGGAACGTCTCGGCGTGCGCTATTACCGTTTCGGGCCGGCGCTCAATATACGTGAGGTCTACGCGCAACTCGGTGAGTGCGCGGCGCTGCTGGAAGCGCTGGCCGAGCGCGTTGTCGCGGCCGGGGTGCGCCTCTGCTGCCATCTGGCGCCGGGGCTCGACCTGGGCGTGGCCGACAACGTGGCAGCGGCGGAGGCGCTGGTGGAGGTGGAGGCGCATGCGGCGCTGCTCGCGGCCCTCGACGCGCGGCGGAGCCCCGGCCCGCCCGAAGGCATCGTGGTTGCCCATCTCAGCTCGGCGGCAGCCGACGAGCGGGCCGGCGCGCGCTTCGCGGCGCGCTACGCCGCCCTCTCGCCCCGGGCGCGCGCTCGCCTGGCGCTGGAACATGGCCACGCCGGGCCGAGCCTGGGACGCCTGCTGGAGGTGCACCAGCGTTGCGGCGTGCCGATCGTCTTCGATATGCTGCACTGGGAACTGCATAATCCCGAGGGGCTGGCGCTGCCTCTGGCCCTGGGCCTGGCCCTGGCCACCTGGCCAGGCGGTCTGCGGCCCGAGGTGCACCTCAGCAGCCAGCGGAGCGAGGCCCACGTCCTGCCGCCCCGCCCGCCCGCCCCCGCGCGCATCTTGCCGCCCCGCCCCGGCCAGCACGCCGATTTTGTCGCCATTGGCGACCTCGAACGCCTGCTGCGCGCCGCAGCCGGCCTGCCGCCGTTCGACCTGATGATCGAGGCCCGGGCCGGTGAACTGGCCTTGCTGCGTCTGCGCGCCGAAATCAGCCGCCACGCGCCCGCCCTGGCGGCGATGCTCGGCTAA
- a CDS encoding tetratricopeptide repeat protein: MNEPHNRSEALRHLQLGMALERANRISEAVAHYRQAIAADPLQPEAHNALGFYYQRAGLFAKAVEEFRLVASLEGSFLAYFNLGYVLVELERYDEALEAFEQCLKLVPDDPAAHFELALIYFERNDYARALAHLDLPLQSYPQDWEVHNLHGRCLLGLRRYDEATAAFGRALLQASSPAAMAEVVDNLNSVERHREFRSLTNIKDQLYAEDGVIYLGSTGDDGLQLRETQDYHFTYPNIGTTLQRLIALVASANWRFSAVLAADSLARPLAAALAELLQIPLRSAEELTADDRALLVFAVARDVEPLLLSVERLPCSVTAFCLGLNWTRHTRALPDVVGIVARGACSVPWEATLRRLRAEGAPQPAIAACVAEAAAAIITAVRETPLDNNLPRQIRYYTRTHRRVNISSR, encoded by the coding sequence ATGAACGAACCGCATAACCGCTCAGAAGCGCTGCGTCACCTCCAACTCGGCATGGCTCTGGAACGGGCCAACCGGATCAGCGAGGCCGTTGCTCATTATCGCCAGGCGATCGCCGCCGATCCGCTCCAACCCGAAGCCCACAACGCCCTCGGCTTCTACTACCAGCGGGCGGGGCTTTTCGCCAAGGCCGTTGAGGAGTTCCGCCTGGTGGCCAGTCTTGAGGGCAGCTTCCTGGCCTATTTCAACCTGGGTTATGTGCTGGTTGAGCTTGAACGCTACGACGAAGCCCTTGAGGCCTTCGAGCAGTGCCTCAAACTCGTCCCTGACGATCCGGCGGCCCACTTCGAACTGGCGCTGATCTACTTCGAGCGCAACGACTACGCCCGGGCGCTGGCACATCTCGACCTGCCATTGCAGAGTTACCCCCAGGACTGGGAGGTGCACAACCTGCACGGGCGCTGCCTGCTGGGCCTGCGCCGCTACGACGAGGCCACCGCCGCCTTCGGGCGCGCCCTCTTGCAGGCCAGTTCGCCAGCCGCAATGGCCGAGGTGGTTGACAACCTCAACAGCGTCGAGCGCCACCGCGAATTTCGCAGCCTGACCAACATTAAGGATCAGTTGTATGCCGAAGACGGCGTGATCTACCTTGGCTCAACTGGCGACGATGGGTTGCAACTCCGCGAGACCCAGGATTACCACTTTACCTATCCCAACATCGGCACCACCCTGCAACGCCTGATCGCCCTGGTCGCCAGCGCCAACTGGCGCTTCAGCGCCGTCCTTGCCGCCGATAGCCTCGCCCGGCCCCTGGCGGCGGCGCTGGCCGAATTGCTCCAGATCCCGCTCCGCAGCGCCGAAGAACTCACCGCCGATGACCGGGCCTTACTCGTCTTCGCCGTGGCTCGCGATGTTGAACCGCTCCTCCTCAGCGTCGAACGCCTGCCCTGTTCGGTCACCGCCTTCTGCCTGGGGCTTAACTGGACGCGCCATACCAGAGCGTTGCCCGATGTCGTGGGCATTGTCGCCCGCGGCGCATGCAGTGTGCCCTGGGAAGCGACGCTGCGCCGCCTGCGGGCCGAAGGCGCGCCGCAACCGGCGATCGCTGCCTGCGTTGCCGAAGCCGCCGCGGCGATCATCACTGCGGTGCGCGAAACGCCTCTCGATAACAATCTCCCTCGCCAGATCCGCTACTACACCCGCACGCACCGCCGCGTCAATATCAGCAGTCGCTGA
- the rph gene encoding ribonuclease PH, with translation MTRQDGRRPNQLRPVEIIPNAAPYAEGSALISCGNTRVLCAASVEESIPAWLKGQGRGWVTAEYALLPRATLTRTRRERSGASGRTQEIQRLIGRSLRAAVALEELGERLITVDCDVLQADGGTRTAAITGGYVALALACRRLVADGLLARSPLVRAVAAVSVGSVDGELLLDLDYTEDSRADMDCNVVMTDSGEFVEVQGTAEGTPVSRQLLNALVDLATEGIGELLAIQRRVLAL, from the coding sequence ATGACACGCCAGGACGGACGCCGGCCGAACCAGTTGCGTCCGGTCGAGATCATCCCCAACGCCGCGCCCTACGCCGAGGGATCAGCGCTGATTAGCTGCGGCAACACCAGGGTGCTGTGCGCCGCGAGCGTTGAAGAGAGCATTCCAGCCTGGCTGAAGGGGCAGGGGCGCGGCTGGGTGACCGCGGAATACGCCCTGCTGCCACGCGCCACCCTGACCCGCACCCGGCGCGAGCGCAGCGGCGCCAGCGGTCGCACCCAGGAGATCCAGCGGCTGATCGGGCGCTCCCTGCGCGCCGCCGTGGCGCTGGAGGAACTCGGCGAACGGCTGATCACTGTTGACTGCGATGTTCTCCAGGCCGATGGGGGCACCCGTACCGCAGCGATCACCGGAGGCTACGTCGCCCTGGCGCTGGCCTGCAGGCGCCTGGTTGCGGATGGGCTTCTAGCGCGCTCGCCGCTGGTCCGCGCCGTCGCAGCGGTGAGCGTGGGCAGCGTTGACGGCGAGTTGCTCCTCGATCTAGATTATACCGAGGATAGCCGCGCCGACATGGATTGCAACGTAGTCATGACCGACAGCGGCGAGTTTGTGGAAGTGCAGGGCACCGCCGAGGGAACGCCGGTCTCCCGACAGCTCCTCAATGCCCTGGTTGATCTTGCTACGGAGGGCATAGGCGAACTGCTGGCGATCCAGCGGCGCGTGCTGGCGCTGTAG